One region of Natronorubrum aibiense genomic DNA includes:
- a CDS encoding alpha-1 4-glucan-protein synthase: MERDICVIVPTIREYECMRSYFANARAHDFDLSRLHVVLVTEDFCETEAMEAMLEDEDVSGEVFDGTRREEWYADHDVAEYGHIVPAASHAETSFGLLYMWANEAFEYGFFIDDDTLPHEDEDFFGTHMDNLAFEGGIEEVSSDEQWVNVLYQNADEHGLYPRGYPYSAMGETVETDTAAVETGEVVASQGLWTNVPDLDAVRILMDGDLEGQAQTRTTSRDFGEDFVAARDNYLTVCSMNLAFRREVIPAFYQLPMDDNEWDVGRFDDIWSGVFLKRACDVLDKRIYNGAPLCEHNKAPRSTFDDLNNEVPGLELNEHLWRIIDEVGDDADSYADVFEAMAAELADGDWSAYNNGAFFNYVGEHMLDWLECLSALERTAPVVENRRL, from the coding sequence ATGGAACGAGATATCTGCGTTATCGTCCCGACGATCCGGGAATACGAGTGTATGCGATCGTACTTTGCGAACGCCCGCGCCCACGATTTCGATCTCTCGCGGCTCCACGTCGTACTCGTCACCGAGGACTTCTGTGAGACCGAGGCGATGGAAGCGATGCTCGAGGACGAGGACGTCTCGGGGGAAGTGTTCGACGGCACGCGACGCGAGGAGTGGTACGCTGACCACGACGTCGCGGAGTACGGTCATATCGTCCCGGCGGCGAGTCACGCCGAGACGAGTTTCGGACTCCTCTACATGTGGGCCAACGAAGCGTTCGAGTACGGCTTTTTCATCGACGACGACACGCTCCCACACGAAGACGAGGACTTCTTCGGTACGCACATGGACAACCTCGCATTCGAGGGCGGGATCGAGGAGGTCTCGTCGGACGAGCAGTGGGTCAACGTCCTCTATCAGAACGCAGACGAACACGGGCTGTACCCGCGCGGTTACCCGTACTCGGCGATGGGCGAGACGGTCGAGACCGACACGGCCGCAGTCGAGACCGGCGAGGTCGTCGCCTCGCAAGGGCTGTGGACGAACGTCCCCGACCTCGATGCCGTTCGTATTCTCATGGACGGCGATCTCGAGGGACAGGCCCAGACCCGCACGACCAGCAGGGACTTCGGTGAGGACTTCGTCGCCGCACGGGACAACTACCTCACCGTCTGCTCGATGAACCTCGCCTTCCGCCGCGAGGTGATCCCCGCGTTCTACCAGTTACCGATGGACGACAACGAGTGGGACGTCGGCCGCTTCGACGACATCTGGAGCGGCGTCTTCCTGAAGCGGGCCTGTGACGTCCTCGACAAGCGGATCTACAACGGTGCGCCGCTCTGTGAGCACAACAAGGCCCCACGGAGCACGTTCGACGACCTCAACAACGAGGTTCCGGGCCTAGAACTCAACGAACACCTCTGGCGGATCATCGACGAGGTTGGCGACGATGCCGACTCCTACGCCGACGTCTTCGAGGCCATGGCGGCCGAACTCGCCGACGGCGACTGGTCGGCCTACAACAACGGCGCGTTCTTCAACTACGTCGGCGAACACATGCTCGACTGGCTCGAGTGTCTGTCGGCCCTCGAGCGAACGGCCCCCGTTGTGGAGAATCGACGCCTATAA
- a CDS encoding extracellular solute-binding protein: MTERYDPTGRRAFLAGSTALGMGALAGCTGLIGGEDEEDDDENVFNQIGSGRAGRGEPGGTPMADLPALEGELHIYSGRNEFLVGTLISSLEDEYDDFEVTGPRYNDSSDLANQIAEEGAGTDADVFFTVDSAALGEIANEGMARTLSDNVLEMVPEEFRTDQWVGTSGRIRAIPYNSDAFSESDMPTSIDAYTDFDGDLGWAPTYGSCQSFVTAMRLLEGEEATREWLEGVVDNGIASYPDELAVCQAVADGEIDAGFTNHYYIQRVLEGSPDAPLETVFTEGDAGATFDVAGAAVIEGTDKPELAENFVRHLLSAEVQEYFAVETFEYPLIPEGEPVGDLPTTEELNVPDLDPAELSDLQPTLDLMRSVDGIDV; encoded by the coding sequence ATGACAGAGCGATACGATCCCACCGGACGACGAGCATTCCTTGCGGGGTCGACTGCCCTCGGGATGGGCGCACTGGCCGGGTGTACGGGCCTTATCGGTGGCGAAGACGAAGAAGACGACGACGAGAACGTGTTCAATCAGATTGGCTCCGGGCGCGCAGGTCGGGGCGAGCCCGGTGGCACGCCGATGGCGGATCTGCCGGCACTCGAGGGCGAACTCCACATCTACTCCGGGCGAAACGAGTTCCTCGTCGGGACGCTTATCAGCAGCCTCGAGGACGAGTACGACGATTTCGAGGTGACCGGGCCGCGGTACAACGACTCATCGGATCTGGCGAATCAAATCGCCGAGGAAGGGGCGGGGACGGATGCGGATGTCTTTTTCACCGTCGACTCGGCCGCGCTGGGCGAGATCGCCAACGAAGGGATGGCACGAACTCTCTCGGACAACGTACTGGAGATGGTTCCAGAGGAGTTCCGAACCGACCAGTGGGTCGGCACGTCCGGTCGCATTCGGGCGATTCCCTACAACTCCGATGCGTTCTCGGAGAGCGACATGCCGACGAGTATCGACGCCTACACTGACTTCGACGGTGACCTCGGCTGGGCGCCCACGTACGGCTCCTGTCAGTCGTTCGTCACTGCGATGCGCCTGCTCGAGGGCGAAGAAGCGACCCGCGAGTGGCTAGAAGGGGTCGTCGACAACGGCATCGCGTCCTATCCGGACGAACTCGCGGTCTGTCAGGCCGTCGCGGACGGTGAGATCGACGCCGGCTTTACGAATCACTACTACATCCAGCGCGTCCTCGAAGGATCGCCGGACGCACCCCTCGAGACGGTGTTTACCGAAGGCGATGCGGGTGCGACCTTCGACGTCGCGGGTGCGGCCGTCATCGAAGGCACCGACAAGCCGGAGCTGGCGGAGAACTTCGTTCGACACCTGCTCTCGGCGGAAGTGCAGGAGTACTTCGCGGTGGAGACGTTCGAATACCCGCTGATTCCCGAGGGCGAACCGGTCGGGGACCTGCCGACGACCGAGGAACTGAACGTTCCGGACCTCGACCCGGCCGAACTGTCCGATCTCCAGCCGACGCTCGACCTCATGCGTAGCGTCGATGGCATCGACGTCTGA
- a CDS encoding ArnT family glycosyltransferase: MALLKRFQLHRVHLAAVAIAVFAGVAVFVLATELFPYHSNNDDEAVYLLQAAMLLEGQLELHAGDLVDAFRPWFFIEDGGRLYSKYSPVVPAMYAVSMALFGEPRVTLAVVAAGNAALVYVLGSMVFDRRVGVVAAAIFTASPLALLTSSVFLSYAPTTLLNGAFAVWYLRGVRTGRRRYAALAGAAIGLAFFARPYTAVLFAAPFICHAGWTVLRSIRQRRQDGGLRPLPNPVRRNVVTATVGLSFVGLVLAYNARLTGSALVFPYEAFAPLDGPGFGHREITSHSLDYTPALALEANGAVLWYFATRWFTAGPLGTLAALAGLAIALRRWLPFDGPDSEDDWRDDGRTAGLLLAGLLLTVPLGNVAFWGNFNILAGIDDPTTGLISQFGPFYHFDLLVPLSIFAAFGAVTGWRRCRNGAIRDRLAAVTSPRTVRAVLVAVVLTSALVTGAANAALLSTPVERNAAHTERFEAAYEPFEERDLENALIFLPTPYGQWQGHPFQALRNDPGLDGEEVYALDGPPGRDFDVLDSHPDRTPYRYTYRGEWTAAPGNDLVATLEPLSVRSGEQLRGETTVGIANRVEHVHVRLGNGSETTGYTVADPDDTVTVAWTLERGANTSGAEDRGLARLNESSDEAISFDETDEIVVTITQVQSAGATHTYRQEVIVRTTDDGVEAVWPPERTTCPLVTDCGSAGTYLPDRPETRSDWETFDTRLESA, encoded by the coding sequence ATGGCTCTCCTGAAGCGCTTCCAGCTACACCGCGTCCACCTAGCCGCAGTTGCGATTGCCGTGTTCGCCGGCGTCGCCGTATTTGTGCTTGCGACGGAGCTGTTTCCCTACCACTCGAACAACGACGACGAGGCCGTCTATCTTCTGCAGGCTGCCATGCTCCTCGAGGGACAACTCGAGCTCCACGCCGGTGACCTCGTTGATGCGTTCCGGCCGTGGTTTTTCATCGAGGACGGCGGACGACTCTACTCGAAGTATTCGCCGGTCGTGCCCGCGATGTACGCCGTCTCGATGGCGCTGTTCGGCGAGCCTCGGGTGACGCTCGCCGTCGTCGCAGCGGGCAACGCCGCGCTCGTGTACGTCCTCGGCTCGATGGTTTTCGACCGTCGAGTCGGCGTCGTCGCCGCGGCCATCTTCACCGCGTCGCCACTGGCATTGCTGACGTCGTCGGTGTTTCTGTCGTACGCGCCGACGACACTGCTGAACGGCGCGTTCGCAGTGTGGTACCTTCGTGGCGTCCGAACCGGTCGGCGTCGTTACGCCGCGCTCGCCGGTGCGGCGATCGGACTCGCCTTCTTCGCCCGACCGTACACCGCCGTCCTGTTCGCCGCGCCATTTATCTGTCATGCGGGCTGGACCGTGCTGCGATCGATTCGGCAGCGCCGGCAGGACGGGGGGCTTCGTCCGCTTCCGAACCCGGTTCGACGAAACGTCGTCACGGCGACGGTCGGTTTGAGTTTCGTTGGCCTCGTGCTGGCGTACAACGCACGTCTCACTGGTTCGGCGCTCGTCTTTCCGTACGAAGCGTTTGCACCGCTCGACGGGCCGGGGTTCGGACATCGGGAAATCACCAGCCACTCGCTCGACTACACCCCCGCGCTCGCTCTCGAGGCGAACGGTGCCGTACTCTGGTACTTCGCTACGCGGTGGTTCACCGCTGGCCCGCTCGGAACGCTCGCCGCGTTGGCAGGGCTGGCCATCGCGTTGCGGCGGTGGCTCCCGTTCGACGGACCTGACAGCGAGGACGATTGGCGGGATGACGGTCGAACGGCGGGCTTGTTGCTGGCCGGACTCTTGCTCACCGTCCCGCTCGGAAACGTCGCGTTCTGGGGAAACTTCAACATCCTCGCGGGGATCGACGATCCGACTACGGGCCTGATTTCGCAGTTCGGACCGTTCTACCACTTCGATCTCCTCGTCCCGCTGTCGATTTTTGCCGCGTTCGGCGCCGTCACCGGCTGGCGGCGGTGTCGCAACGGCGCGATCCGGGATCGACTCGCCGCAGTGACGTCGCCGCGAACGGTCCGTGCCGTCCTCGTCGCCGTAGTGTTGACGAGCGCCCTCGTCACCGGCGCGGCTAACGCTGCGCTCCTCTCGACGCCGGTCGAGCGCAACGCCGCCCACACCGAACGGTTCGAGGCCGCCTACGAACCGTTCGAAGAACGCGACCTCGAGAACGCGCTGATCTTCCTGCCGACGCCGTACGGACAGTGGCAGGGCCATCCATTTCAGGCGCTTCGAAACGATCCCGGGCTCGACGGCGAGGAAGTCTACGCGCTCGACGGGCCGCCGGGCCGCGATTTCGACGTGCTCGATTCGCACCCCGATCGAACTCCCTACCGCTACACGTATCGCGGCGAGTGGACGGCAGCACCCGGCAACGATCTCGTCGCGACGCTCGAGCCGCTGTCGGTGCGATCCGGCGAACAGCTCCGCGGGGAAACCACCGTGGGCATCGCGAATCGAGTCGAGCACGTCCACGTCAGACTCGGGAACGGCAGTGAGACGACTGGCTATACAGTCGCCGATCCGGACGACACCGTTACCGTCGCGTGGACGCTCGAGCGCGGGGCGAACACGAGTGGAGCCGAAGACCGCGGTCTCGCTCGCTTGAACGAATCTTCCGACGAGGCCATTTCGTTCGACGAAACCGATGAGATCGTGGTGACGATCACGCAGGTCCAGTCGGCGGGAGCGACACACACCTACCGACAGGAAGTCATCGTCCGTACGACCGACGACGGCGTCGAAGCTGTTTGGCCACCCGAACGGACCACCTGTCCGCTCGTCACCGACTGTGGTTCCGCCGGAACGTATCTTCCCGACCGGCCGGAAACCAGAAGCGACTGGGAAACGTTCGACACACGACTCGAGTCGGCTTGA
- a CDS encoding DUF4397 domain-containing protein yields the protein MTKGCVSRRRILQIGGGLVVVSGVGGTTAASSDHETNDQPTDTSFGTRVAHLSPDAPNIDVYVDGERVREGISYGTVTDYRDLEPGTYMVQVVPAGEDPAEAVLEETVEAGDVDPTLDGLLAVVGEVAAENQPLESLFLDDDNSPVDSGTARVRVLHASPDAPAVDVVTGENGDALFENVGFGESSYTEVPEGEYPLVIYPAGDRETSVFEIDVSLAGGTVYSAFAIGYLEPERAPADEPFEILLTEDSLPDEEEPKEDEPEKESEKEEKFEDKKAT from the coding sequence ATGACTAAAGGTTGCGTGAGCCGACGACGAATTCTACAGATCGGCGGCGGCCTCGTGGTGGTCAGTGGCGTTGGAGGTACTACGGCCGCCTCGAGTGACCACGAAACGAACGACCAGCCAACCGATACCAGCTTCGGGACTCGAGTTGCACACCTCTCACCCGATGCACCCAACATCGACGTCTACGTCGACGGAGAGCGGGTCCGCGAGGGCATCTCGTACGGGACGGTCACCGACTACCGCGACCTCGAGCCTGGTACGTACATGGTCCAGGTCGTTCCCGCCGGTGAAGACCCGGCCGAAGCAGTGCTCGAGGAGACCGTCGAGGCCGGCGACGTGGACCCCACCCTCGACGGTCTCCTCGCAGTGGTCGGCGAAGTGGCCGCCGAAAACCAGCCCCTCGAGTCGCTGTTTCTCGATGACGACAACAGCCCGGTCGATTCGGGTACCGCTCGCGTTCGCGTCCTCCACGCCTCACCTGACGCGCCTGCGGTGGACGTCGTTACCGGTGAAAACGGGGACGCGCTGTTCGAGAACGTCGGGTTCGGCGAATCCAGCTACACCGAGGTCCCGGAGGGCGAGTATCCACTCGTCATCTATCCTGCGGGTGACCGAGAGACCAGCGTCTTCGAAATCGACGTTTCCCTCGCCGGAGGAACCGTCTACTCCGCGTTCGCGATTGGCTATCTCGAGCCGGAGAGAGCACCCGCCGATGAGCCGTTCGAGATACTCCTCACGGAGGATTCCCTTCCGGACGAAGAGGAGCCGAAAGAAGACGAACCCGAGAAAGAGTCTGAAAAGGAGGAGAAATTCGAGGACAAGAAAGCTACGTGA
- a CDS encoding dolichyl-phosphate hexose transferase: MTATTDETDRTSEDDRYTFEDVSVVMGTYNEEEAIGKVLSDIEDVTDGKAEIVCVDGSSDRTPEIAREHGATVIEQQPQGYGVAVRAAILAPDRPIVVTTDCDDTYPMEQLPEFLSLINDGYDVVSGDRLYHGADAMPAFNRFGNHAFAAVASVLMGTRVHDTTTGMRAYRREVVESIEWTENTGLSAELLIRPLMRNYDVREHPIAYRERAGQTKLDPLKGGLEIARSIVKVSLEERLRELPHRPKQ, from the coding sequence ATGACGGCAACAACCGACGAAACAGACAGGACCAGCGAGGACGACCGGTACACCTTTGAGGACGTCAGCGTCGTCATGGGGACCTACAACGAGGAGGAAGCGATCGGCAAGGTGCTCTCGGACATCGAGGACGTCACCGACGGCAAGGCCGAGATCGTCTGCGTCGACGGTTCTTCGGACCGCACACCCGAAATCGCTCGCGAGCACGGCGCGACCGTCATCGAACAGCAACCGCAGGGCTACGGTGTCGCCGTTCGCGCGGCGATCTTAGCGCCCGACCGGCCGATCGTCGTCACCACCGACTGTGACGACACGTACCCGATGGAGCAGTTACCCGAGTTCCTCTCGTTGATCAACGACGGCTACGACGTCGTCAGCGGCGACCGCCTCTACCACGGGGCCGACGCGATGCCGGCGTTCAACCGCTTCGGGAACCACGCGTTCGCCGCGGTCGCGAGCGTTCTGATGGGCACCCGCGTTCACGATACGACGACCGGGATGCGCGCCTACCGTCGCGAAGTCGTCGAATCGATCGAGTGGACCGAAAACACCGGCCTCTCCGCGGAACTGCTGATTCGTCCGCTGATGCGGAACTACGACGTTCGCGAGCACCCGATCGCGTACCGCGAGCGTGCCGGGCAGACGAAACTGGACCCGCTGAAAGGTGGCCTCGAGATCGCACGATCCATCGTCAAAGTCTCGCTCGAGGAACGGCTTCGAGAACTGCCGCATCGACCGAAACAGTAA
- a CDS encoding GMC family oxidoreductase has translation MSWDRPPAESAGAESESDADRTPVVDAEVCVIGAGPAGGIVADRLAEAGRAVVVLEAGPRFDPADRLARQERAIRPAYDRPAVWDGDPERDAHAASGDWFYPLNHARVKGVGGSTLHWQGMVMRLHEDDFASESVRGVGTDWPIDYADLQPYYAAAERELGVAGDDDNPFAPPREEPHPMPAFRPSYSDGLFAEACDELEIAMHSVPNARNSEAYDDRSACVGYGTCQPVCPSGAKYDATVHIERAERHGATVIDRAPVQRLEHDADSIEAAVYATPDGEEHRQEADAFVIACGGVETPRLLLLSESDQYPDGLANSSGLVGKFFMDHLFAGTGGVLDEPTRQNHVGFLTSESHQFYDDADEEYAPFKLEFFNYDGPSPVELALTGDDWGDELLERLRSEYGTHIGMGGLVEQLPQEDSYVGLNFDTTDDRGNPVPDVHWTVDDRALRTIERVNEIQERVLEELGADLTWQVGPDETGPAYHHMGTTRMGDDPAESVVGPNLRTHDIENCWIASSSVFPTGGAMNPTLTIAALALKTAEHVHETL, from the coding sequence GTGAGTTGGGACCGTCCTCCCGCCGAATCAGCGGGGGCCGAATCCGAGTCAGACGCTGATCGCACGCCCGTCGTGGACGCCGAAGTCTGTGTGATTGGAGCAGGCCCGGCGGGCGGGATCGTCGCGGACCGACTCGCCGAGGCCGGCCGTGCGGTCGTCGTCCTCGAGGCCGGGCCGCGGTTCGATCCGGCAGATAGGCTCGCCAGACAGGAACGAGCGATCCGCCCCGCCTACGACCGGCCGGCTGTCTGGGACGGTGATCCGGAGCGGGACGCGCACGCGGCATCGGGCGACTGGTTCTACCCACTGAACCACGCCCGTGTCAAGGGTGTCGGCGGTTCGACGCTCCACTGGCAGGGGATGGTGATGCGGCTCCACGAAGACGATTTCGCCTCCGAGAGCGTCCGTGGAGTTGGCACAGACTGGCCGATCGACTATGCGGACTTGCAGCCGTACTACGCCGCGGCGGAGCGAGAACTGGGCGTCGCCGGGGACGATGACAATCCGTTCGCGCCGCCCCGCGAGGAGCCTCATCCGATGCCGGCCTTTCGCCCCTCCTACAGCGACGGCCTATTCGCCGAGGCTTGCGACGAACTCGAGATCGCGATGCACTCCGTTCCGAACGCCCGGAACTCCGAAGCCTACGACGACCGGAGCGCCTGTGTGGGCTACGGAACCTGCCAGCCGGTCTGTCCTTCCGGTGCGAAGTACGACGCGACTGTCCACATCGAGCGTGCCGAACGACACGGCGCAACAGTGATCGACCGCGCGCCAGTCCAACGGCTCGAACACGACGCCGATTCGATCGAGGCTGCCGTCTACGCAACGCCCGATGGCGAAGAGCACCGGCAGGAAGCCGACGCCTTCGTGATCGCCTGCGGCGGCGTCGAGACGCCGCGTCTCCTCTTGCTCTCCGAGTCGGATCAGTACCCTGACGGGCTAGCCAACTCGAGCGGCCTCGTCGGGAAGTTCTTCATGGATCACCTCTTTGCGGGGACGGGCGGCGTCCTCGACGAGCCGACCCGGCAGAACCACGTCGGCTTCCTGACCAGCGAGTCCCACCAGTTCTACGACGACGCCGACGAGGAGTACGCGCCGTTCAAACTCGAGTTCTTCAACTACGACGGCCCCTCGCCGGTCGAGCTGGCACTGACCGGTGATGACTGGGGCGACGAGTTGCTCGAACGACTCCGCTCCGAGTACGGCACCCACATCGGGATGGGCGGACTGGTCGAACAACTCCCACAGGAAGACAGCTACGTCGGACTCAATTTCGACACGACCGACGATCGGGGGAATCCGGTCCCGGACGTCCACTGGACAGTCGACGACCGCGCACTCCGGACGATCGAACGCGTCAACGAGATTCAAGAGCGAGTCCTCGAGGAACTCGGCGCGGACCTCACCTGGCAGGTCGGTCCCGACGAGACGGGGCCGGCCTACCACCACATGGGGACGACCCGGATGGGCGACGATCCCGCCGAGAGCGTCGTTGGCCCCAACCTGCGGACCCACGACATAGAGAACTGCTGGATAGCCTCGAGCAGCGTCTTCCCAACTGGCGGGGCGATGAATCCAACGCTGACGATCGCCGCACTCGCGCTGAAGACTGCCGAGCACGTCCACGAAACGCTGTAG
- a CDS encoding gluconate 2-dehydrogenase subunit 3 family protein, which yields MELTRRDAVAALATLGAGGTLAGCAAPTATGPDEDDHDVDTERIREALVAAAEVVYPSEITGTATFVETFLEGRLENRAHAVELEATIATLDELATAWYGDGFAALSVQDCDQFLREIGSDAAAEEPAGTTAQRVRYYVVNELLLALYASPTGGELVGIENPQGHAGGLDTYHRGPDA from the coding sequence ATGGAGCTGACCAGACGGGATGCGGTCGCCGCGCTGGCCACCCTCGGCGCTGGCGGGACGCTGGCGGGTTGTGCGGCGCCGACAGCGACCGGTCCCGATGAGGACGACCACGACGTCGACACCGAACGGATTCGCGAGGCGCTGGTCGCGGCTGCCGAAGTCGTATATCCCAGCGAAATAACCGGTACAGCGACGTTCGTCGAGACGTTCCTCGAAGGACGACTCGAGAACCGCGCCCACGCTGTCGAACTCGAGGCGACGATTGCGACACTTGACGAACTCGCTACGGCGTGGTACGGCGACGGCTTCGCAGCGCTGTCCGTACAGGATTGCGACCAGTTCCTCCGGGAAATCGGTTCGGACGCCGCCGCGGAGGAACCGGCGGGGACGACTGCCCAGCGGGTGCGGTACTACGTCGTCAACGAACTCCTACTGGCGCTGTACGCCTCGCCGACGGGCGGAGAACTCGTCGGTATCGAGAATCCGCAGGGCCACGCGGGCGGACTCGACACCTATCACCGGGGGCCAGACGCGTGA
- a CDS encoding ABC transporter permease — MKSLLSRRREMTDGSPLGLLLLSGAIAVTVLFPLTYLVFKATTVDMARLWAMLVRPQTATIVTNSLLLMIGVTVLSVLIGVPLAWLTVQTNLPFRRFWSVIVALPLVVPSYIGAFAFVSAFGPQGEFQSILEPLGIQQLPEIYGLPGAILVITLYTYPYVYLTVRAGLLSFDTTLLDAARTLNHNTWMAFRRVTFPQIRPAVVAGGLLAALYAISDFGTPAIMRLPVFTQQIYVEYRSFGRDYAAFLSLQLLLIVLVVLVLEWWIRPDQTLQGDGSEGASDPVVDLGRWRWPATILPAGVTGIALLVPLWILGLWLVTADPDARPELAFELEYALNSVMVAGAAALVAVLVALPVAYLAARHESPLSTIFERSTYVGFAVPGIVLGLALVSFATAYETVRQTYDLTILPALYHTIPLLIFAYVVRFMPQAVGSIRTTTLQVDSKLVEAAHTLGETPLRAFRKVTLPLIAPGVTAGAALVFLTTMKELPATLLLRPTGFETLVTIIWRAQGEAFFQYAVIPALLLLVVSGLSLLVLLSQGGKEGL, encoded by the coding sequence ATGAAATCGCTCCTCTCACGACGGCGCGAAATGACCGATGGATCGCCGCTCGGACTACTGCTCTTGTCTGGAGCTATCGCCGTGACCGTCCTGTTCCCGCTCACGTACCTCGTCTTCAAAGCGACGACCGTCGACATGGCCCGGCTCTGGGCGATGCTCGTCCGACCGCAAACCGCGACCATCGTTACGAACAGCCTCCTGCTAATGATCGGCGTCACCGTCCTCTCGGTGCTGATCGGCGTCCCGTTGGCGTGGCTTACCGTCCAGACGAACCTTCCGTTCCGCCGGTTTTGGTCCGTTATCGTCGCCCTGCCGCTGGTCGTTCCGAGTTACATCGGTGCGTTCGCCTTCGTCTCTGCATTTGGCCCCCAAGGCGAGTTCCAGTCGATCCTCGAACCTCTCGGCATCCAACAACTGCCGGAGATTTACGGACTCCCCGGCGCCATACTCGTCATTACGCTCTATACCTATCCGTACGTCTATCTGACCGTGCGGGCCGGCCTACTGTCGTTCGACACGACGCTGCTTGATGCCGCTCGAACTCTGAACCACAACACGTGGATGGCCTTCCGTCGCGTGACGTTCCCACAGATCCGGCCCGCCGTCGTCGCTGGCGGATTACTCGCAGCACTCTACGCCATTTCCGACTTCGGGACCCCGGCGATCATGCGCTTGCCGGTTTTCACCCAACAGATCTACGTCGAATACCGCTCTTTCGGCCGGGACTACGCGGCATTCCTCTCGCTGCAACTGCTCCTCATCGTCCTCGTCGTTCTCGTCCTCGAGTGGTGGATCCGACCCGATCAGACACTTCAGGGCGACGGCTCAGAGGGGGCGAGTGACCCCGTCGTCGACCTCGGTCGCTGGCGATGGCCAGCAACGATACTGCCTGCCGGTGTGACCGGAATCGCGCTGCTGGTCCCGCTGTGGATTCTCGGACTCTGGCTCGTGACCGCCGATCCGGACGCGCGACCGGAACTCGCGTTCGAACTCGAGTACGCCCTCAACTCGGTGATGGTTGCCGGCGCAGCTGCACTCGTGGCTGTGCTCGTCGCGCTTCCGGTCGCATACCTCGCGGCCAGACACGAGTCGCCGCTGTCGACGATTTTCGAGCGATCGACGTACGTCGGCTTTGCCGTCCCGGGCATCGTTCTCGGCCTCGCGCTCGTCTCGTTCGCGACGGCCTACGAGACCGTCCGCCAGACGTACGACCTCACCATCCTGCCGGCACTCTACCATACCATTCCGTTGCTGATATTCGCGTACGTCGTCCGCTTTATGCCCCAAGCGGTCGGCTCGATCCGAACCACGACACTGCAGGTCGACTCGAAGTTGGTCGAAGCCGCCCACACGCTCGGCGAGACGCCGCTTCGTGCGTTCCGAAAGGTGACGCTCCCGCTGATCGCACCGGGTGTCACCGCCGGTGCAGCCCTCGTCTTCCTGACGACGATGAAGGAGCTTCCAGCGACCTTGCTCCTGCGGCCGACCGGGTTCGAAACCCTTGTTACGATCATCTGGCGCGCTCAAGGCGAAGCGTTCTTCCAGTACGCCGTGATTCCCGCACTGTTGTTGCTCGTCGTCTCCGGGCTTTCCCTGCTCGTACTCCTCTCACAGGGCGGCAAAGAAGGACTCTGA
- a CDS encoding universal stress protein, which produces MTLSILVPTEGSPLSTKALEVALTDYPDASITVLHVMDPIGSGLGIIDVMRPQFHDGAPPGTVSIEYWREWHEQAEENAEEVFDEARELAADSDTEIETVLEFGKPADVILEYSDEHDVDRIVMGSHCRSGAERFLLGSVAETVVKRASTPVMIVR; this is translated from the coding sequence ATGACATTGAGCATACTCGTTCCGACCGAGGGCTCACCGCTTTCGACGAAAGCACTGGAGGTGGCGTTAACGGATTATCCCGACGCGTCCATCACGGTCTTACACGTCATGGATCCTATCGGATCGGGACTCGGCATCATCGACGTGATGCGCCCGCAGTTTCACGACGGCGCACCACCCGGTACGGTGTCGATCGAATACTGGCGCGAGTGGCACGAACAGGCCGAGGAAAACGCCGAGGAAGTCTTCGACGAGGCTCGCGAACTCGCGGCCGACTCCGACACCGAGATCGAAACCGTCCTCGAGTTCGGAAAGCCGGCGGACGTGATCCTCGAGTACAGTGACGAACACGACGTCGACAGAATCGTGATGGGTAGTCACTGTCGATCGGGAGCGGAACGATTCCTGCTGGGCAGCGTCGCGGAAACCGTCGTCAAGCGAGCCTCGACACCCGTCATGATCGTCAGATGA
- a CDS encoding PIN domain-containing protein, whose product MKLVIDANVVISALIANSKTRELIVTLEPELLTPAFVYDEIENYEGLIVDKSGMKPDRVAQFIDLLFQYIEVVPADDFYPAIETAEAKISDTDPDDVLYLACAIASDAAIWSDDSDFNEQNLVETYSTSDVINSFETL is encoded by the coding sequence ATGAAGCTGGTCATTGACGCTAACGTCGTTATATCTGCACTCATTGCTAATTCGAAAACAAGGGAACTCATCGTCACACTCGAACCAGAGCTCTTGACACCCGCCTTTGTTTATGACGAAATCGAGAATTATGAAGGGCTGATCGTGGACAAATCTGGAATGAAGCCGGATCGAGTAGCACAGTTCATCGACCTCTTGTTCCAGTACATTGAGGTCGTTCCTGCCGACGACTTCTATCCGGCTATCGAAACAGCAGAAGCGAAAATCAGTGATACTGATCCTGACGATGTGTTGTACCTCGCATGTGCGATCGCCAGTGATGCTGCTATCTGGAGTGACGATTCTGACTTCAACGAACAGAACCTAGTCGAGACGTACTCGACGAGTGATGTAATCAACTCATTTGAAACGCTCTAA